A region of Streptomyces sp. NBC_01750 DNA encodes the following proteins:
- the ygfZ gene encoding CAF17-like 4Fe-4S cluster assembly/insertion protein YgfZ, which yields MKSPLLSLPGAVAAEGHDEGVAAHYGDLFREQRALAGGTGLVDLSHRGVVTVTGDDRLSWLHLLLTQHVSELPVGQATEALILSAHGHIEHALYLVDDGETVWAHVEPGTQQELIAYLESMKFFYRVEVADRTEEFAVVHLPAGSIAEVPDGVVVRETPHGRDLFLPRSGLEAYAAANGPVAGILAYEALRVETHRPRLGFETDHRTIPHELGWIGSAVHLEKGCYRGQETVARVHNLGKPPRRLVFLHLDGSEVHLPGHGTPVRLAADGEEGRQLGFITTSARHHELGPIALALVKRNVPVEAELLAGDTAASQELVVEP from the coding sequence ATGAAGAGCCCTCTGCTGTCCCTGCCCGGTGCGGTCGCCGCCGAAGGCCATGACGAAGGCGTCGCCGCGCACTACGGCGATCTGTTCCGCGAGCAGCGCGCCCTCGCGGGCGGCACCGGCCTCGTCGATCTCTCGCACCGCGGCGTCGTCACCGTCACCGGCGACGACCGCCTGAGCTGGCTGCATCTGCTGCTCACCCAGCATGTGAGCGAGCTCCCGGTCGGCCAGGCGACCGAGGCGCTGATCCTCTCCGCGCACGGCCATATCGAGCACGCCCTGTATCTCGTCGACGACGGCGAGACGGTCTGGGCGCATGTCGAGCCGGGCACGCAGCAGGAACTCATCGCGTACCTGGAGTCGATGAAGTTCTTCTACCGGGTCGAAGTCGCCGACCGCACCGAGGAGTTCGCGGTCGTCCACCTTCCCGCGGGCTCCATCGCCGAAGTGCCCGATGGCGTTGTCGTACGGGAGACCCCACACGGTCGCGACCTGTTCCTGCCGCGCTCCGGCCTCGAGGCGTACGCCGCCGCGAACGGCCCGGTCGCCGGGATCCTGGCGTACGAGGCACTGCGCGTCGAGACCCACCGCCCGCGCCTCGGCTTCGAGACCGACCACCGCACCATCCCGCACGAGCTGGGCTGGATCGGCAGCGCGGTCCACCTGGAGAAGGGCTGCTACCGCGGCCAGGAGACCGTCGCGCGTGTCCACAACCTGGGGAAGCCGCCGCGCAGGCTGGTCTTCCTGCACCTCGACGGCAGTGAGGTGCACCTGCCGGGCCACGGCACTCCGGTGCGGCTCGCTGCGGACGGGGAGGAGGGCCGCCAGCTGGGCTTCATCACCACGTCCGCCCGCCATCACGAGCTCGGTCCGATCGCGCTCGCTCTGGTCAAGCGCAATGTGCCGGTGGAAGCGGAGCTGCTGGCGGGCGACACGGCGGCCTCGCAGGAGCTCGTGGTCGAGCCGTAG
- a CDS encoding putative leader peptide yields the protein MKRQADLTKRRAVDLCRVAAMLCRTF from the coding sequence ATGAAGCGACAGGCGGATCTCACGAAGCGGCGGGCAGTAGACCTGTGCCGCGTCGCCGCCATGCTCTGTCGCACTTTCTGA
- a CDS encoding MoaD/ThiS family protein, with product MAAGIIRYWAAAKAAAGLAEEPYAAGTLAEALDAVRERHPGELTRVLQRCSFLVDGAPVGTRGHETVRLAEGGTVEVLPPFAGG from the coding sequence ATGGCAGCGGGAATCATCCGCTACTGGGCCGCGGCCAAGGCGGCGGCCGGCCTCGCGGAGGAGCCGTACGCGGCGGGAACGCTCGCGGAGGCGCTCGACGCGGTGCGCGAACGGCACCCCGGTGAGCTGACGCGTGTACTGCAACGGTGTTCGTTCCTCGTCGACGGTGCCCCCGTCGGGACCCGCGGCCATGAGACCGTACGGCTTGCCGAGGGCGGCACGGTCGAGGTGCTCCCGCCGTTCGCAGGAGGGTGA
- a CDS encoding LmeA family phospholipid-binding protein produces the protein MRALRILLIITVILGGIFVAADRIAVNLAESEAADKIKSSQGLSSTPEISIKGFPFLTQVVGKELEEVDVSLAGITATAGGHSVNVTEVKAELRNVKIDSTFSSAVADRADGSARISYADLTKAAPKGATVSYAGAERAAKGQVKVTGPLTDLLDGAGIQVPGAFKGLLAGRTVSTYSTVALKGGSTVQLRAESLPTLPVPGFDEKLRKVIDYDLKIDGMPSSIKLDKVQAADGGLRFSGTGTNVSLAG, from the coding sequence ATGCGCGCACTGCGAATACTGTTGATCATCACTGTGATCCTCGGCGGCATCTTCGTCGCCGCGGACCGGATCGCGGTGAACCTGGCCGAGTCGGAGGCGGCCGACAAGATCAAGAGCAGCCAGGGGCTGAGCTCGACGCCGGAGATCTCCATCAAGGGTTTCCCTTTCCTCACTCAGGTGGTGGGCAAGGAACTCGAAGAGGTCGACGTCAGCCTCGCCGGTATCACCGCCACCGCGGGCGGCCACTCGGTCAACGTCACCGAGGTCAAGGCCGAGCTGCGCAACGTGAAGATCGACAGCACCTTCTCCTCCGCCGTCGCGGACCGGGCCGACGGTTCCGCCCGGATCTCCTACGCCGATCTGACGAAGGCCGCGCCGAAGGGCGCCACCGTCAGCTACGCGGGCGCCGAGCGGGCCGCAAAGGGCCAGGTCAAGGTCACGGGACCGCTCACCGACCTGCTCGACGGCGCGGGCATCCAGGTGCCGGGCGCTTTCAAGGGCCTGCTCGCGGGCCGCACGGTCAGCACGTACAGCACGGTCGCGCTCAAGGGCGGCAGCACGGTCCAGCTGCGGGCCGAGTCGCTGCCGACGCTGCCGGTGCCGGGCTTCGACGAGAAGCTGCGCAAGGTCATCGACTACGACCTGAAGATTGACGGGATGCCGTCGAGCATCAAGCTGGACAAGGTCCAGGCGGCGGACGGCGGACTGCGGTTCTCGGGCACGGGGACGAACGTCTCGCTGGCGGGCTGA
- a CDS encoding DsrE family protein, whose product MAKKLVIKVTAGADAPERCSQAFTVAAVAAASGVEVSLWLTGESAWFALPGRAAEFELPHAAPLPDLIETIQATGQITLCTQCAVRRDITEKDVLEGVRIAGAQVFVSEIMPDGVQALVY is encoded by the coding sequence ATGGCGAAGAAGCTCGTGATCAAGGTGACCGCCGGGGCCGATGCGCCCGAGCGCTGCTCGCAGGCCTTCACGGTGGCGGCCGTCGCCGCGGCCAGCGGTGTGGAGGTCTCGCTGTGGCTGACCGGTGAGTCCGCGTGGTTCGCGTTGCCGGGCCGCGCGGCCGAGTTCGAACTGCCGCATGCCGCGCCGCTGCCGGATCTCATCGAGACGATCCAGGCGACCGGGCAGATCACGCTCTGCACGCAGTGCGCGGTCCGTCGGGACATCACGGAGAAGGACGTGCTCGAGGGCGTACGGATCGCGGGCGCGCAGGTCTTCGTCAGCGAGATCATGCCGGACGGCGTCCAGGCGCTCGTCTACTAG
- a CDS encoding asparaginase — translation MRTSTTAIPPVLAEVVRSGFVEGHHRGSLVVLAADGSVEFALGDPSVPVFPRSSNKPMQAAAVLRAGLDISGERLALAAASHSGEGFHLDLVRKMLAEHTLAADELQTPPDLPLDPAEAEAYLATGQVRDKVTMNCSGKHAAMLAACALNGWDRTNYLDPGHPLQQLVHDVVEDVSGERVTAVGTDGCGAPLMAISLTGLARAFRHFVLAEQGSAERRVADAMRAHPEYVAGTRRPDTWLMREVPGTLSKMGAEAVQAVALADGRALAFKVDDGSTRALGPVLARGLELLGVDAGVVARIGHTPLLGGGMEVGEIRSAF, via the coding sequence ATGCGCACCTCCACCACTGCCATACCCCCGGTCCTCGCCGAAGTCGTTCGTTCCGGCTTTGTCGAGGGCCATCACAGGGGGTCGCTCGTCGTCCTGGCGGCGGACGGCAGTGTGGAATTCGCGCTCGGGGACCCGTCAGTACCGGTCTTCCCGCGCTCCAGCAACAAGCCGATGCAGGCCGCGGCGGTCCTGCGCGCCGGGCTCGACATCTCAGGGGAGCGGCTGGCGCTGGCTGCCGCGAGCCACTCGGGAGAGGGCTTTCACCTCGATCTCGTACGGAAGATGCTCGCCGAGCACACGCTGGCGGCCGATGAGCTGCAGACGCCGCCGGACCTGCCGCTGGACCCGGCCGAGGCCGAGGCGTATCTCGCGACGGGCCAGGTCCGTGACAAGGTCACGATGAACTGCTCCGGCAAGCACGCGGCGATGCTGGCGGCCTGCGCGCTGAACGGCTGGGACAGGACGAACTACCTGGACCCCGGGCATCCGCTGCAGCAGCTGGTCCACGACGTGGTCGAGGACGTGTCCGGTGAGCGGGTCACGGCGGTCGGCACGGACGGCTGCGGCGCTCCGCTGATGGCGATCAGCCTGACCGGACTGGCCCGCGCTTTCCGCCACTTCGTACTCGCCGAGCAGGGTTCGGCCGAGCGCCGGGTCGCGGACGCGATGCGCGCCCACCCCGAGTACGTCGCCGGTACGCGCCGCCCCGACACCTGGCTGATGCGCGAGGTGCCGGGCACGCTGTCGAAGATGGGCGCGGAGGCGGTCCAGGCGGTGGCGCTTGCGGACGGCCGCGCGCTGGCCTTCAAGGTGGACGACGGCTCGACGCGGGCGCTGGGCCCGGTGCTGGCCCGTGGCCTCGAGCTGCTGGGTGTGGACGCCGGAGTGGTGGCGCGGATCGGGCACACGCCGCTGCTGGGCGGCGGCATGGAGGTCGGCGAGATCCGGTCGGCGTTCTGA
- a CDS encoding DUF3099 domain-containing protein, whose translation MYARRRRGYFLLMGGCVFLFVSAWAVVRLWSIPVAVGMCVVAMVIPPVAAMFANARGPEDRWWDDPSGDPKSDEWWDELDGKKRRSQ comes from the coding sequence ATGTACGCGCGACGCCGGCGTGGTTACTTCCTGCTGATGGGCGGATGCGTCTTCCTTTTCGTGTCCGCGTGGGCCGTCGTGCGCCTCTGGTCGATCCCCGTCGCCGTCGGCATGTGCGTCGTCGCCATGGTCATCCCGCCGGTCGCCGCGATGTTCGCCAACGCGCGCGGCCCCGAGGACCGCTGGTGGGACGACCCGTCGGGGGACCCGAAATCCGACGAGTGGTGGGACGAACTGGACGGCAAGAAGCGCCGGTCCCAGTAG
- a CDS encoding GNAT family N-acetyltransferase, which translates to MSVETRTVTESEFADWLRALSTGFLRPPVFSEGEIAERLAHTDLSRVRGVFDNGRCVATFRSFAQQLTAVGGAALPASAVSNVTVSPTHRRRGLLSGMMTADLAEAKERGDVVSTLIAAEYPIYGRYGYGPATWITEWVVDVPRTGLDPRWSGPDDGGRIDLVDGTDVRKLGPELHARLAARQPGAVNRDERWWQVNTGQAALTGDPWTERFYAVYRSSAGEVEGLLAYRADDKWGDAKQPLNTATVRDMIALTPSAERALWHFVCSVDWITTVKSGYRAPDDLLPLLLPDPRAARILTQADFLWVRILDVVRALEARTYGTAATLVLDIRDTAGLAAGRFRLDASPEGAVCVPSRESPDLALDVRELGALYLGDESAVRLAALGLVEEGPPRAAGTVDALFRTSRRPWCPDIF; encoded by the coding sequence ATGAGTGTCGAAACCCGCACTGTCACCGAGTCAGAATTCGCCGACTGGCTACGGGCGTTGTCGACCGGATTCCTGAGGCCACCGGTGTTCTCCGAGGGGGAGATCGCCGAACGCCTGGCGCACACCGATCTCTCGCGGGTCCGCGGTGTCTTCGACAACGGCCGCTGCGTGGCGACGTTCCGCTCCTTCGCCCAGCAGCTCACCGCGGTGGGCGGCGCCGCCCTTCCGGCGAGCGCGGTCTCCAATGTCACCGTCTCGCCCACACACCGCCGGCGCGGCCTGCTCAGCGGGATGATGACCGCGGACCTGGCGGAGGCCAAGGAGCGGGGGGACGTCGTATCCACGCTGATCGCCGCGGAGTACCCGATCTACGGCCGGTACGGCTACGGTCCGGCCACCTGGATCACCGAGTGGGTGGTCGACGTCCCGCGCACCGGCCTGGACCCGCGCTGGTCGGGCCCGGACGACGGCGGCCGGATCGACCTGGTCGACGGTACGGACGTACGCAAGCTCGGCCCGGAACTGCACGCACGGCTCGCGGCCCGGCAGCCGGGCGCGGTGAACCGCGACGAGCGCTGGTGGCAGGTCAACACGGGCCAGGCGGCGCTGACGGGCGACCCCTGGACGGAGCGGTTCTACGCGGTCTACCGCTCGTCGGCCGGCGAGGTCGAGGGCCTGCTCGCTTACCGGGCGGACGACAAGTGGGGCGACGCCAAGCAGCCGCTGAACACGGCGACGGTCCGGGACATGATCGCGCTGACGCCGTCGGCGGAGCGTGCGCTGTGGCACTTCGTGTGCTCGGTGGACTGGATCACCACGGTCAAGTCGGGCTACCGCGCCCCGGACGACCTGCTCCCGCTGCTGCTCCCGGATCCGCGCGCGGCGAGGATCCTGACGCAGGCGGACTTCTTGTGGGTGCGGATCCTGGATGTCGTGCGGGCCCTGGAGGCGCGTACGTACGGGACGGCCGCGACCCTGGTCCTGGACATCCGCGACACGGCGGGCCTGGCGGCCGGCCGCTTCCGCCTGGACGCGTCGCCGGAGGGGGCAGTGTGTGTTCCGTCGAGGGAGTCGCCCGATCTGGCGCTGGATGTACGGGAGTTGGGCGCGCTGTACCTGGGTGACGAGTCGGCGGTACGGCTGGCGGCGCTGGGCCTGGTGGAGGAGGGGCCGCCGCGGGCGGCGGGGACGGTTGACGCGCTGTTCCGGACGTCGAGGCGGCCTTGGTGCCCGGACATCTTCTGA
- a CDS encoding FABP family protein: MIEIPSDLNPGLVPLAFLLGTWEGVGVSDFPGAEKCNFGQEVTFSHDGRDFVEYVSHTWVLDAEGKKVRPLESETGYWRIDPDRKVEVVMARDQGIVEIWYGDLADQKPQIDLVTDAVARTGASGPYNGGKRLYGYVKGDLMWVGEKSTPEVPLRPYMSAHLKKVVSPEQVEEWAKDLGDLPDDGIAFFK, encoded by the coding sequence ATGATCGAGATTCCGTCCGACCTGAACCCGGGCCTCGTCCCCCTCGCCTTCCTCCTCGGTACCTGGGAGGGTGTGGGCGTTTCCGACTTCCCCGGCGCCGAGAAGTGCAACTTCGGCCAGGAAGTCACCTTCAGCCACGACGGCCGGGACTTCGTCGAGTACGTCTCGCACACCTGGGTCCTCGACGCCGAGGGCAAGAAGGTCCGTCCGCTGGAGTCCGAGACCGGCTACTGGCGTATCGACCCCGACCGCAAGGTCGAGGTCGTCATGGCCCGTGACCAGGGCATCGTCGAGATCTGGTACGGCGACCTCGCCGACCAGAAGCCGCAGATCGACCTGGTGACGGACGCGGTCGCGCGCACCGGGGCCTCGGGGCCGTACAACGGTGGCAAGCGGCTCTACGGCTATGTGAAGGGCGACCTGATGTGGGTGGGCGAGAAGTCCACTCCGGAGGTCCCGCTGCGCCCGTACATGTCGGCGCATCTGAAGAAGGTCGTCTCGCCGGAGCAGGTCGAGGAGTGGGCCAAGGACCTCGGCGATCTCCCGGACGACGGCATCGCCTTCTTCAAGTAG
- the dtd gene encoding D-aminoacyl-tRNA deacylase has translation MRAVVQRVDGASVVVAGETVGEIVGEGLCVLVGVTHEDTGEKAAQLARKLWSVRILEAEKSCSDVNAPLLVISQFTLYGDARKGRRPTWNAAAPGDVAEPLVDEVVAQLRALGARVETGRFGADMRVSLTNHGPFTVLIEV, from the coding sequence ATGCGTGCAGTGGTGCAGAGGGTCGACGGCGCGAGCGTCGTCGTGGCGGGCGAGACGGTCGGCGAGATCGTCGGCGAAGGGCTGTGTGTGCTGGTGGGAGTGACCCACGAGGACACCGGGGAGAAGGCGGCGCAGCTGGCCCGCAAGCTCTGGTCGGTCCGGATTCTGGAGGCCGAGAAGTCCTGCTCCGACGTGAACGCGCCCTTGCTGGTGATTTCGCAGTTCACTCTCTACGGGGACGCCCGCAAGGGCCGCCGCCCCACCTGGAACGCAGCTGCCCCCGGCGATGTGGCCGAACCGCTGGTCGACGAGGTGGTGGCGCAGCTGCGGGCGCTGGGGGCGCGGGTGGAGACGGGCCGGTTCGGGGCGGACATGCGCGTCTCGCTCACCAATCACGGCCCGTTCACCGTACTGATCGAGGTCTGA
- a CDS encoding DUF1416 domain-containing protein: MCGAKAGGPDASTIKPGETTIQGSVTRDGEPVTGYVRLLDSTGEFTAEVPTSATGQFRFYAAEGTWTVRALVPGGTADRTVVAQTGGLAEVAIAV, from the coding sequence ATGTGTGGAGCAAAGGCCGGCGGCCCCGACGCTTCGACGATCAAGCCCGGTGAGACGACCATCCAGGGCAGCGTGACCCGTGACGGCGAGCCCGTCACCGGCTATGTGCGCCTGCTGGACTCGACCGGCGAGTTCACCGCCGAGGTCCCGACCTCGGCGACCGGACAGTTCCGCTTCTACGCGGCCGAGGGCACGTGGACGGTGCGCGCGCTCGTTCCGGGTGGCACGGCGGACCGTACGGTCGTCGCGCAGACCGGTGGCCTCGCCGAGGTCGCGATCGCGGTCTGA
- a CDS encoding Fur family transcriptional regulator: MVSTDWKSDLRQRGYRLTPQRQLVLEAVDTLEHATPDEILSEVRKTASGVNISTVYRTLELLEELGLVSHAHLGHGAPTYHLADRHHHIHLVCRDCTNVIEADVTVAAEFTSKLRETFGFETDMKHFAIFGRCKKCTAEASTTES, from the coding sequence GTGGTGAGCACCGACTGGAAAAGCGATCTGCGGCAGCGCGGCTACCGGCTGACGCCGCAGCGCCAGCTTGTCCTCGAAGCCGTCGACACGCTCGAGCACGCGACGCCCGACGAGATCCTCTCCGAGGTGCGCAAGACCGCCTCAGGCGTGAACATCTCCACCGTCTACCGGACCCTGGAGCTCCTCGAGGAGCTCGGCCTGGTCTCCCACGCCCACCTCGGCCACGGTGCCCCGACGTACCACCTCGCCGACCGGCACCACCACATCCACCTGGTCTGCCGGGACTGTACGAATGTGATCGAGGCGGATGTCACCGTCGCCGCCGAGTTCACTTCCAAGCTTCGCGAGACCTTCGGTTTCGAGACGGATATGAAGCACTTCGCGATCTTCGGCCGCTGCAAGAAGTGCACTGCTGAGGCCTCGACCACCGAGTCGTAG
- a CDS encoding winged helix-turn-helix domain-containing protein: MTSHGSAPRETTYRYRWVADELRKEINDGTRRPGERLPTQGELATQYQVSRATVIQALDLLREMGLIVTRQGSGTFVNAERGAPVVTADGGGHIDDDGEDAWPVASERVPPARVAVPSSEAVPATGEPQQTAATLGTRVMEAFEAPHVRIDAICLTSESLNLALAEPLQAIRSDQIRPETVKVRVMVPSRDLELAFPRPTEEESGDGRLVHEHWLSLRNSHGAVLRQSLRALRSTRGIDVEVTLKALPFTPPVKLYLLNGCKAFFAFYQIKKREEQIDDTPMEIYDALGSDSMLFPFERGEGTWDEAFVTQAQEWFDGLWGTLAKGITLGS; this comes from the coding sequence GTGACGAGCCATGGGTCTGCCCCGAGAGAGACCACGTACAGGTACAGGTGGGTCGCGGACGAGCTGCGCAAGGAGATCAACGACGGGACTCGTAGGCCGGGGGAGCGCCTGCCCACGCAGGGTGAACTGGCCACGCAGTACCAGGTCTCCCGTGCCACCGTGATTCAGGCGCTGGACCTGCTGCGGGAAATGGGGCTGATCGTCACCCGCCAGGGCAGTGGGACGTTTGTGAACGCCGAGCGGGGTGCGCCGGTGGTGACAGCCGACGGTGGCGGCCATATTGACGACGACGGTGAGGATGCCTGGCCCGTCGCCTCGGAGCGCGTGCCTCCGGCACGCGTTGCCGTGCCCTCGTCCGAAGCGGTTCCGGCCACCGGCGAGCCCCAGCAGACCGCCGCCACGCTCGGGACCCGCGTCATGGAGGCGTTCGAAGCGCCCCATGTCCGTATCGATGCGATCTGTCTGACGTCGGAGTCCCTCAACCTGGCACTCGCCGAGCCGTTGCAGGCCATTCGCTCGGATCAGATCAGGCCCGAGACGGTGAAGGTCCGGGTGATGGTGCCCTCCCGGGACCTGGAGCTCGCTTTTCCCCGGCCGACCGAGGAGGAATCCGGCGACGGGCGGCTGGTGCACGAGCACTGGCTGTCGTTGCGCAACAGCCACGGCGCCGTCCTGCGGCAGAGCCTGCGCGCCCTGCGCAGCACCCGCGGCATCGACGTCGAGGTGACGCTGAAGGCTTTGCCTTTCACTCCGCCCGTGAAGCTCTATCTGCTGAACGGATGCAAGGCATTCTTCGCGTTCTATCAGATCAAGAAGCGTGAAGAGCAGATCGACGACACACCCATGGAGATCTACGACGCGCTCGGCAGCGATTCGATGCTTTTCCCCTTCGAACGCGGCGAAGGGACGTGGGACGAGGCGTTTGTGACCCAGGCGCAGGAGTGGTTCGACGGTCTGTGGGGCACGCTCGCCAAGGGGATCACCCTCGGGAGCTGA
- a CDS encoding RsiG family protein: MSTSGAGQPSGPVSLPTPLPAAHPPPLSVPTCAGRSRAARPPQQRSGDAVPESQQRSGDAVPESQQRSGDVVPEPPQHDLAALLLPELRILRRDSHRDEADLSYVRRLLQGRIDILRAELARRTDPQTPVVPETTVVDRLSKILADAPSRHRSSARHVTLSTPHSEEYRRLAADMLSEVELSDLDARTDEELHAAMGRLIRYEQQVSRSRQLLQRTADDCSAEIARRYREGEAQVDDLLT; this comes from the coding sequence ATGAGCACATCTGGCGCCGGACAGCCGTCCGGTCCCGTATCGCTTCCCACACCGCTGCCTGCAGCGCATCCACCGCCGCTTTCCGTTCCGACCTGTGCCGGCCGCTCACGTGCCGCGCGACCGCCCCAGCAGCGTTCCGGGGATGCCGTGCCTGAGTCCCAGCAGCGTTCCGGGGATGCCGTGCCTGAGTCCCAGCAGCGTTCCGGGGACGTCGTGCCTGAGCCCCCGCAGCACGATCTCGCGGCACTGCTCCTGCCTGAGCTGCGGATTCTCCGCCGCGACTCGCATCGCGACGAGGCGGACCTCAGCTATGTGCGGCGGCTGCTCCAGGGCCGCATCGACATCCTGCGGGCCGAGCTGGCGCGGCGTACGGACCCTCAGACGCCGGTCGTCCCGGAGACCACCGTCGTGGACCGGCTGTCGAAGATCCTGGCCGACGCCCCCTCGCGGCACCGCTCGTCGGCACGGCACGTGACGCTCTCCACACCGCACAGCGAGGAGTACCGTCGGCTGGCCGCCGACATGCTCTCCGAGGTCGAGCTCTCCGACCTCGACGCCCGTACGGACGAGGAGCTGCACGCGGCCATGGGCAGGCTGATCCGCTACGAGCAGCAGGTCTCACGCAGCCGTCAGCTGCTGCAGCGCACGGCGGACGATTGCAGTGCCGAGATCGCCCGCAGGTACCGTGAAGGCGAAGCACAAGTAGACGACCTGCTCACCTGA
- a CDS encoding HAD family hydrolase, whose protein sequence is MTEPRATDLRDLLAAVKCVLLDFDGPVCQLFARHTAPAVAAELRDWIQQRFHDEVPVPEGSVDDPHAILSAADDRHRGSELVGHLEELLTAEELRASVTAHPTKDANRLIRRLSAVGFRLAITTNNSARAVRSYLDREGLTDFFGEHVHGRMPDPRLLKPNPDCLRRALETTGSTAEESLMIGDSPADYEAAKELGVRFLGYARNQAKRRRLEAVGEMLKVSSLGQLLDAVEPGLRVE, encoded by the coding sequence GTGACTGAACCGCGCGCGACCGATCTGCGCGACCTCCTCGCCGCCGTCAAGTGCGTGCTCCTCGACTTCGACGGCCCCGTGTGCCAGCTCTTCGCCAGGCACACGGCCCCTGCGGTGGCCGCCGAACTCAGGGACTGGATCCAGCAGCGCTTCCACGACGAGGTGCCGGTGCCCGAGGGTTCCGTCGACGATCCGCATGCCATCCTGAGCGCGGCCGACGACAGACACCGGGGCAGCGAACTGGTGGGGCACCTGGAGGAGCTGCTCACCGCCGAGGAGCTTCGTGCCTCGGTGACAGCGCACCCGACCAAGGATGCGAACAGGCTGATACGCCGGCTCAGCGCGGTGGGTTTCCGGCTGGCCATAACGACGAACAACTCTGCGAGGGCCGTACGGAGCTATCTCGACCGTGAGGGGCTCACGGACTTCTTCGGTGAGCATGTGCACGGCCGTATGCCCGACCCGCGACTGCTCAAGCCGAATCCGGACTGCCTGAGGCGGGCTCTGGAGACCACGGGCTCGACAGCGGAGGAATCCCTGATGATCGGGGATTCGCCCGCGGACTACGAGGCAGCCAAGGAGCTCGGGGTTCGCTTTCTCGGTTACGCGCGTAACCAGGCGAAGCGGCGACGGCTGGAGGCTGTCGGGGAAATGCTGAAAGTGTCCTCGCTCGGGCAGCTGCTCGACGCCGTCGAGCCGGGCCTCAGGGTGGAGTAA
- a CDS encoding sulfurtransferase, whose product MSRSDVLVDADWVEAHIEDPKVVIVEVDEDTSAYDKNHIKNAVRIDWKSDLQDPVRRDFVDQEGFEKLLSAKGIANDDTVVLYGGNNNWFASYAYWYFKLYGHDSVKLLDGGRKKWELDSRDLVDGSEVPNRPATEYKAKPQDTSIRAFRDEVIASIGKLNLVDVRSPDEFSGKLLAPAHLPQEQSQKAGHIPTSRNIPWSKNANDDGTFKSDDELKALYEDEDVDLAKDTIALCRIGERSSLTWFVLHELLEQPNVKNYDGSWTEYGSLVGVPIELGSGK is encoded by the coding sequence ATGAGCCGCAGCGACGTCCTGGTAGACGCCGACTGGGTCGAGGCCCACATCGAGGACCCGAAGGTCGTCATCGTCGAGGTCGACGAGGACACTTCCGCGTACGACAAGAACCACATCAAGAACGCCGTCCGGATCGACTGGAAGAGCGACCTCCAGGACCCGGTCCGCCGTGACTTCGTCGACCAGGAGGGCTTCGAGAAGCTCCTCTCGGCGAAGGGCATCGCCAACGACGACACCGTCGTTCTCTACGGCGGCAACAACAACTGGTTCGCCTCGTACGCCTACTGGTACTTCAAGCTCTACGGCCACGACAGCGTCAAGCTCCTCGACGGTGGCCGCAAGAAGTGGGAGCTCGACTCCCGCGACCTGGTCGACGGCTCCGAGGTCCCGAACCGCCCGGCCACCGAGTACAAGGCCAAGCCCCAGGACACCTCGATCCGCGCCTTCCGCGACGAGGTCATCGCCTCGATCGGCAAGCTGAACCTGGTCGACGTCCGTTCGCCCGACGAGTTCTCGGGCAAGCTCCTCGCCCCGGCCCACCTCCCGCAGGAGCAGTCGCAGAAGGCGGGCCACATCCCGACCTCCCGCAACATTCCGTGGTCGAAGAACGCCAACGACGACGGCACCTTCAAGTCCGACGACGAGCTCAAGGCGCTCTACGAGGACGAGGACGTCGACCTCGCGAAGGACACCATCGCCCTGTGCCGCATCGGTGAGCGTTCCTCGCTCACCTGGTTCGTGCTGCACGAGCTGCTCGAGCAGCCCAACGTCAAGAACTACGACGGCTCGTGGACCGAGTACGGCTCCTTGGTCGGCGTGCCGATCGAGCTCGGCTCCGGCAAGTAA